One genomic segment of Drosophila willistoni isolate 14030-0811.24 chromosome 2R unlocalized genomic scaffold, UCI_dwil_1.1 Seg200, whole genome shotgun sequence includes these proteins:
- the LOC6641657 gene encoding equilibrative nucleoside transporter 1 — protein sequence MDNNEDSERLLGHSQDVEDDDDQLDRFVPAFAPQSINDEDDFLPECQDQDQVILISNEPTTGKGFTYIVFYLLGIGTMTPWNFFVTAEDYWKYKFRNTTSNSTDPDDELTPLQKSFTCDLALAATISGTTFLILNAIYGHHVSLRTKMLGTLWIICVLFGVTTGFVEINTDSWQEQFFLITLGIVVILNISAAIMSGALYGVAGLFPSQYMTAVVSGQALGGILTALAFILVLAFDTGPKITAFVFFIVGGVLILLCIVCYLAMARQPYFKYYLDGGDKYKVISAIPSHSRHGGEEETGGMPLEPIMREVLSQIYIHAVCLALLYVTTLSVYPAVTVLMQSEYSDQHTEWTDVYYLPVVNYLFFNCGDYFGRLLAGWFERPVNAETSLLITIARIFFVPCFLFSNTNEHHFMPTLIKHDSTFITMMILFALSNGYITNILLIMAPRSVKQHEKELASSIMAAALSVGMAFGSLLSLAFVQML from the exons ATGGATAACAACGAAGACAGTGAACGTCTTCTTGGACACAGTCAGGATGTGGAGGATGACGATGATCAGCTAGATAGATTTGTGCCCGCCTTTGCTCCACAGTCCATTAATGATGAGGACGATTTTCTCCCTGAATGTCAGGATCAGGATCAGGTGATCCTTATATCCAATGAGCCCACTACGGGGAAGGGCTTTACCTATATTGTGTTCTATTTGCTGGGAATTGGTACAATGACGCCATGGAATTTCTTTGTAACCGCCGAAGAT TATTGGAAATATAAATTCCGTAACACAACGAGCAATTCCACAGATCCCGATGATGAGCTAACCCCATTGCAAAAAAGTTTCACCTGTGATCTGGCCCTGGCTGCCACAATATCGGGAACTACATTCCTGATACTCAATGCCATCTATGGTCATCATGTATCGCTGCGGACCAAAATGCTGGGAACCCTTTGGATCATTTGTGTTCTATTTGGTGTGACTACGGGTTTTGTGGAGATCAATACGGATAGCTGGCAGGAGCAGTTCTTTTTAATAACCCTCGGCATTGTGGTTATCCTAAATA TTTCTGCTGCCATCATGTCGGGAGCTCTGTACGGTGTGGCCGGTCTCTTTCCGTCGCAATATATGACCGCTGTGGTCAGTGGACAGGCATTGGGTGGTATTCTAACCGCATTGGCATTCATTTTGGTACTTGCCTTCGATACGGGACCCAAAATAACAGCCTTTGTATTCTTTATCGTTGGCGGTGTTTTGATACTCCTTTGCATTGTTTGCTACCTGGCCATGGCCCGTCAACCGTATTTCAAATATTATCTGGATGGCGGTGACAAATACAAAGTGATTAGTGCGATCCCATCGCATAGTCGCCACGGCGGTGAAGAAGAAACGGGGGGCATGCCACTTGAGCCGATAATGCGGGAAGTGCTTAGCCAGATTTACATTCATGCCGTTTGCCTGGCCCTTCTGTATGTGACGACGTTGTCCGTATATCCGGCAGTCACTGTACTAATGCAATCAGAGTATTCTGATCAACATACTGAATGGACTG ATGTCTACTATTTGCCGGTTGTGAactatttgtttttcaattgtGGAGATTATTTTGGACGTCTCTTGGCTGGTTGGTTTGAACGTCCTGTCAATGCGGAAACGTCCTTATTGATAACGATAGCGCGAATTTTTTTCGTCCCATGTTTTCTATTCTCGAACACCAATGAACATCATTTTATGCCAACATTAATAAAGCATGATTCCACATTTATTACCATGATGATTCTGTTTGCCCTCTCCAATGGTTATATAACCAATATTTTGCTCATTATGGCTCCCAG AAGTGTCAAACAGCACGAAAAGGAACTTGCCTCATCCATAATGGCTGCTGCTTTAAGTGTGGGCATGGCATTTGGCTCATTACTTAGTTTGGCCTTTGTCCAAATGTTGTGA
- the LOC6641635 gene encoding 60 kDa heat shock protein homolog 1, mitochondrial, with product MFRFFARDAAVCTGRNLCRAYSKEVRFGPEVRALMIRGVDILADAVAVTMGPKGRNVIVERPWTSPKITKDGHTVARSISLKDQHMNLGAKLVQDVAENTNQSAGDGTTTATVLARSIAKEGFSYISRGANPVEIRRGVMLAVDNVKQSLIEMSQPVQTREEIQQVATISANGDAEIGRLIADATERVGRKGTITVKEGKRLKDELLITQGLCFDNGYISPFFVNSPKGSKVEFANAYVLLSLKKITSISKIVKGLEYSLRERRPLVIIADDISGEALNALVLNRLKLGLQICAVKAPSYGDYRKQLIFDIAAATGATVFGDDIDYAKIEEAKIEDLGQVGEAIISKDITMLLQGQPKPNMLERRIQQIQDEIQDKRTKAEHRARLRERLSALTKGVAVLHIGGQSEVEVSEKKDRVIDALNSTRAAIEEGIVPGGGTAFLRCIPQLESLVPGSQDLQQGINIVRNALRMPCMTIARNAGVDAASVVAKVMNRKDDYGYDAFRDEYGMLYDKGIIDPTKVMRTAITDAAGVASLLSTTEVVITDARNEDLLAKLARAGGGMDEMAGMGGGMGDMEALAALGGMGGMGGMGGMDGFDDIMDAMGGGASDGGASAKDLNEIVKNIPGMEDVTVSDIDSSQF from the coding sequence ATGTTTCGATTCTTTGCTCGCGATGCTGCAGTGTGCACGGGTCGTAATTTGTGCCGAGCCTATTCAAAGGAGGTGCGCTTTGGACCCGAGGTGAGAGCTTTGATGATACGTGGCGTCGATATTCTCGCTGATGCTGTGGCCGTCACTATGGGTCCGAAGGGTCGTAATGTTATTGTCGAACGTCCCTGGACATCGCCAAAGATAACCAAAGATGGCCATACTGTGGCAAGGTCCATTTCTCTGAAGGATCAACACATGAATTTGGGTGCCAAGCTGGTGCAAGATGTGGCAGAGAATACGAATCAGTCGGCTGGAGATGGCACCACAACAGCCACTGTGCTGGCTCGTTCCATAGCCAAAGAGGGTTTCAGTTACATTTCACGTGGCGCTAATCCTGTGGAGATTCGGCGTGGTGTAATGTTAGCTGTGGATAATGTAAAGCAGTCGCTCATCGAGATGTCCCAGCCCGTGCAGACACGCGAGGAGATTCAACAAGTGGCCACCATATCGGCGAATGGTGATGCTGAGATTGGCCGCTTGATTGCTGACGCAACGGAACGTGTGGGTCGCAAGGGCACGATTACagttaaagaaggaaaacGCCTCAAGGACGAATTGCTTATCACTCAGGGTCTATGTTTCGACAATGGCTATATATCACCGTTCTTTGTCAATAGCCCGAAGGGTTCAAAAGTCGAGTTTGCCAATGCCTACGTTTTGTTATCGCTAAAGAAGATTACTTCGATCTCCAAAATTGTCAAAGGTCTGGAGTACTCGCTGCGCGAACGTCGCCCATTGGTGATCATTGCCGATGACATTAGCGGTGAAGCTTTGAATGCCTTGGTATTGAACAGACTTAAACTAGGTCTGCAGATTTGCGCTGTGAAGGCTCCCAGCTATGGAGATTATCGCAAGCAGCTTATTTTCGATATAGCCGCAGCCACTGGAGCCACAGTCTTTGGAGATGATATAGACTATGCCAAAATTGAGGAAGCCAAAATCGAGGATTTGGGTCAGGTGGGCGAGGCCATCATAAGCAAGGATATCACTATGTTATTGCAGGGACAACCAAAGCCTAATATGCTGGAGAGACGTATTCAACAGATTCAAGATGAGATTCAAGATAAACGTACAAAAGCCGAGCATCGAGCTCGTCTACGTGAACGTCTCTCTGCCTTGACCAAGGGTGTGGCTGTCCTACACATCGGTGGCCAAAGCGAGGTGGAGGTAAGTGAGAAAAAGGATCGTGTAATTGATGCCCTTAATTCCACTAGAGCGGCCATTGAAGAGGGAATCGTTCCCGGAGGTGGCACTGCTTTTCTACGCTGCATACCACAATTGGAGAGCCTCGTGCCAGGAAGTCAGGACTTGCAGCAGGGCATTAATATTGTTCGCAATGCTCTGCGTATGCCTTGCATGACCATAGCCCGTAATGCAGGAGTCGATGCTGCCAGTGTTGTGGCCAAGGTAATGAATCGCAAAGATGACTATGGCTACGATGCTTTCCGGGATGAGTATGGAATGCTCTATGACAAAGGCATCATTGATCCGACAAAAGTGATGCGTACAGCCATTACGGATGCTGCTGGAGTGGCCTCTCTTCTGAGCACCACCGAAGTGGTCATTACCGATGCTCGAAATGAAGATCTTCTAGCCAAATTGGCTCGAGCTGGCGGTGGCATGGATGAAATGGCTGGGATGGGAGGAGGAATGGGAGACATGGAAGCACTGGCAGCTCTGGGTGGCATGGGAGGCATGGGTGGCATGGGTGGAATGGATGGATTTGACGATATAATGGATGCCATGGGAGGTGGTGCTTCTGATGGCGGTGCCAGCGCCAAAGATCTAAACGAAATTGTCAAAAATATACCCGGCATGGAAGATGTCACTGTCAGTGATATAGACAGCAGCCAATTTTAA